CATAACCTTAATCAATTTCTCTAATGACCTTGCTGCGTCTTTTGGATTGGTAACAACCTTTACCTCATCAGAAACATGATTCGGGTCATAGAGATGCGGAATTCCGTTATACCCCGGCAGTTCTAGTTGTTTAGGATCAATCATAAGAAACTTTACTTCATCCGGTTTTGAACGGAATAGGATACTCATGATAATGGAATGCAGGCATACACTTTTCCCCGACCCGGTTGATCCGGCAATCAACAAGTGAGGCATCGGAATCAAGTCCGTGACATACGGCAACCCGTCAGTAGTTTTACCTAATGCAATTACCAGTTTTGAAGTAATCTTTGAATAATCTTCACTCTCAATAATATCGCGTAACCCTACAATCTTAGACTGTTGGTTAGGTATTTCAATCCCTACCGCCGCCTTACCGGGTATCGGTGCAATCACGCGGATACTTGATGCCCGCATTGACAACGCTATATCATTACTTAAAGTTACGATTGACTGTATCTTCACCCCGGGAGCCGGCTGTATATCATAACGTGTTACTACAGGCCCTGGATTAAGTCCTACAATTGTAGCATCAATCTCAAAATTCTTAAGTGTTTCTAGAAGAAACATTGCGCGCTGGTTTATATCATGCTCATTAACTAGTGCGGTATTTTGTGATACAATATTTTCCAATAAATCTAATGAAGGTAGATTGTAATTTTGAAACGCGCTTGCTGCAGGCTCTAAATCATTTTTAACCGTATCATCGCCAGTATTTGATTCAGAAACGTTTTTCTTAGCGTCTACACTTCCCTTTTTCTTAGTTGTCATTTCCTTGTTCTTCTCAAGTATTTTTGGGATAACAACAATAGTTCCAGTATCCACTTTCTCGGGTTCACTTTCCCGGGATCCCATCGGCTGTTTGCGTATTTTCGGCAAATCTTCAATTGTCTGTATTTTAGGCAACTTTGGGATTAACTCCGGTTGCGGCTTCGACGGCCTGTTTTTTTTATTCATATTCCTTAACTCACTGAATTCACGTAAATCCTGGCTTATACGTTCTACTAACCACGCAAGAAAAGCGGGTAACGAAAATGCGGTGCTTAAGGTTAACCCTGCAATCACTATTATAAGCACCAAAATATAACTCCCGCCGATGCCAAAGTAATAAACGCTATGATATTTCAGGAATAAACCCCACTCACCTGCTAGAGGTTTATTAATTATTAATCCTAACAGGCCCAGGAATAAACTTAATGAAATAAATAATAATATATGCCCGATAACATCAATTAATACGGGTAATTCAATTTTTTTTAAAAATATACGCAGGCTCCAGATTGTAAAGCTCAGTACCAACAAATATGATGATAAACCTAGTAGTTTAGAGAGAACGCCATTTACACTTTTACCAACGCTACCTGTAACACCGGGTAATACCAGGAAAAACAGGCAGAGCACACATAACAACAACAGCATTAATCCAAGAAAATTATACTTCTCATCACTATGCCTGCGCCGTGATGCCTTAGTCTTTGCCCTTGAATTTAATGATCCCATAATATACTTTACTTAATACTAAACAAAACGAACATCGCAAGCCCCGTAGCCCAACAATAATATGCAAACACCTGCCAGTTACGTTTGATAAGGATACCCCATAAAAACTTTAACGAAACAAAACCGATAGCAAATGCAGCTATCATACCAATACCAAAACTTAACATCATCCCAGGATTAATACTGTATTCCATTTTAAGCAATTCCAACAACGTTGCGCCAGCAATTGCAGGGATTGACGATAAAAAAGAATACTCCGCAGCTAAAACTGGCGACCATCCCAACACAAACGCAGCGCTTATTGTTGACCCTGACCTTGAAATCCCGGGAGTTATAGCTAACCCCTGCGCAATACCAATCCACAAACTATCAAGGATACTGATTTTATTCAATTCCTTAACTTTCCTACCAGCAGCAACTTTCTGGCTGAACCAAATAACCGTACCGTTAACTATCAATAATAATGCTACAACTTTTGCGGAATTAAACACTCTCTCAAACGTATCCTTGAACATCACACCTATTATTCCGGTAATAACAGTAGTTATGAGGATCATTACAATATATTTTAACGCGCCATTACGCACAGTGACATTGGAATCAAAGACATCTTTCAATAAAAATATAATACTGCGTCCAAGAAATACAACTACAGCAAGCAGTGTCGCTATATGCAACAAGCAATCAAACAAAATTAACGCTTTATCCGCGGTTTGCAGGTTGAACAATGTCTGCATGATAACGAGATGCCCCGAAGATGATATCGGCAAAAATTCTGTTATCCCTTGTACCACCCCGAGAATAAAACATAAATACCATGGCATACATTTCTTCCCCTCACCCTTAGTGTTATAACAACCGTGTTATCGCTACAGTATTTCCACGGGCTACGAACTATTTATTAAGGTCGACTATTACATCTTTAGCTTCAAGATCTGGTTGCAGGACAATTTTACCTTCCCTCGCAAGCCAACCTAATGATAGAAACAACATCCGGTTATCAAGGGAGAGTTCAAACTTAAGTTTCAACACAGCAGTAGCACCGTTAGTATTAAGGTACTGCCATACTTTTCCCGCTACCGTACCAATAATTTCCTCGTTTATCATAATAAGTTATTTATTTCCACACTTATTACGCCGGGCTTACCCAAAAAATTACCTGCCCGGCAGTAACCGCATGATTGTTTTCAACCAATATTTTTTCAATCTTACACTTACTATTTGCTGTAACTTCATTCATTACTTTCATTGCTTCGATAATACATAACGTTTGCCCGGGATTAACTACCTGTCCTACTTCAACAAATGCCGGTGAACTCGGTGATGGTGAACGATAGAAAATTCCAATTAACGGCGCTTTAATTTCCTTAAATCCATGTTTAACAGCGGAATCCTGTTTTACACCCTGTTGTGTTGCCCCAATGCTTTGGGATGCTGAAGGTAATAATGTCCTTGTAGCGGACATTGGCACATGGGTTTCTACGATAACCTGTTCACTTACCTTCTCATACCGTTTAAGATGAACTTTCTTACCTTCATCTTCAATCTGAAGGTTAACAATATTTTCATCCCGCATAAGTTGATACAACGACTTTAACTCGCGTATCATTGCCGGGTTAGCGTTGTTACCGTTTATACTATCATTTTCTTTCTTCCCGTTTTTATCTTCCTGCGGCATAATACTTTTATTCCCCCATCGCAGCCTTACGTGAAAGATTCAACCGTCCCTTACTGTCAATCTCCATTGCTTTAACCTTAATCGTATCCCCTAAATTAACTTCATCCGTAACATTTTGGACACGATGCTGTGCTATCTGGCTTATATGTACAAGCCCTTCTTTCCCAGGCAATACTTCAACAAACGCGCCAAAGTTTTCTACACGGGTTACTTTTCCGGTATAAATTTTCCCGATTTCAACTTCCGCAATTATACCTTCCACCCATTCCTTAGCTGCCTTCAATGATTCGCCATTAGGCGCAGATATTGATGTTGTACCATCATCTTCTATGCTAATAGTCGCACCAGTTTCATCCTGGATTTTATTAATAATTTTTCCGCCAGGTCCTATTACTTCGCGTATTTTATTAACCGGCACTTTTACCTGTACCATCCGCGGTGCATATGTTGAAAGTTCTTTCTTTGACTGTCCGATTGTTTGTTCCATAATATCCATAATCGCAAACCGTCCGGACTTCGCTTGTTCCAAAGCTTCTTTCAATAATGACAACGCAACCCCGGGTGTTTTGAGGTCCATCTGTATCGCAGTAACACCTTTCCGTGTTCCCGCTACTTTGAAATCCATATCCCCAGCATGATCTTCTTCACCCTGGATATCAGTCAACAAAACATATTTTCCTTCTTCATAAACTAACCCGATAGAAATCCCTGCCACCGTACTCTTAATCGGTACACCGGCATCCATTAGCGCCAATGTTCCACCACAAACTGACGCCATTGACGATGAACCGTTAGATTCCAGTATATCCGAAACTATGCGGATA
This sequence is a window from Elusimicrobiota bacterium. Protein-coding genes within it:
- a CDS encoding DNA translocase FtsK 4TM domain-containing protein, whose protein sequence is MGSLNSRAKTKASRRRHSDEKYNFLGLMLLLLCVLCLFFLVLPGVTGSVGKSVNGVLSKLLGLSSYLLVLSFTIWSLRIFLKKIELPVLIDVIGHILLFISLSLFLGLLGLIINKPLAGEWGLFLKYHSVYYFGIGGSYILVLIIVIAGLTLSTAFSLPAFLAWLVERISQDLREFSELRNMNKKNRPSKPQPELIPKLPKIQTIEDLPKIRKQPMGSRESEPEKVDTGTIVVIPKILEKNKEMTTKKKGSVDAKKNVSESNTGDDTVKNDLEPAASAFQNYNLPSLDLLENIVSQNTALVNEHDINQRAMFLLETLKNFEIDATIVGLNPGPVVTRYDIQPAPGVKIQSIVTLSNDIALSMRASSIRVIAPIPGKAAVGIEIPNQQSKIVGLRDIIESEDYSKITSKLVIALGKTTDGLPYVTDLIPMPHLLIAGSTGSGKSVCLHSIIMSILFRSKPDEVKFLMIDPKQLELPGYNGIPHLYDPNHVSDEVKVVTNPKDAARSLEKLIKVMEFRYKKYAQAAVRNIEGYNKYAEKNGIEKDYYIVVIIDELADLILVAQKEIEESIMRLAQMARAVGIHLILATQRPSVDVITGVIKANLPSRIAFQVLSKIDSRVILDTQGAEDLLGKGDMLFLPPGAPKPIRLQGGFVSEKEVERVANYIREQAEPAYTDILGHIEEQQEAEENEETRELLLAALKLMKSLGRVSGDILRGDNKIGHKYGVVLALLERDRFVYKPEGTKSWKINMEAVDDYLQK
- a CDS encoding undecaprenyl-diphosphate phosphatase, with amino-acid sequence MPWYLCFILGVVQGITEFLPISSSGHLVIMQTLFNLQTADKALILFDCLLHIATLLAVVVFLGRSIIFLLKDVFDSNVTVRNGALKYIVMILITTVITGIIGVMFKDTFERVFNSAKVVALLLIVNGTVIWFSQKVAAGRKVKELNKISILDSLWIGIAQGLAITPGISRSGSTISAAFVLGWSPVLAAEYSFLSSIPAIAGATLLELLKMEYSINPGMMLSFGIGMIAAFAIGFVSLKFLWGILIKRNWQVFAYYCWATGLAMFVLFSIK
- a CDS encoding winged helix-turn-helix domain-containing protein; its protein translation is MINEEIIGTVAGKVWQYLNTNGATAVLKLKFELSLDNRMLFLSLGWLAREGKIVLQPDLEAKDVIVDLNK
- the accB gene encoding acetyl-CoA carboxylase biotin carboxyl carrier protein — protein: MPQEDKNGKKENDSINGNNANPAMIRELKSLYQLMRDENIVNLQIEDEGKKVHLKRYEKVSEQVIVETHVPMSATRTLLPSASQSIGATQQGVKQDSAVKHGFKEIKAPLIGIFYRSPSPSSPAFVEVGQVVNPGQTLCIIEAMKVMNEVTANSKCKIEKILVENNHAVTAGQVIFWVSPA
- a CDS encoding S1 RNA-binding domain-containing protein, translated to IRIVSDILESNGSSSMASVCGGTLALMDAGVPIKSTVAGISIGLVYEEGKYVLLTDIQGEEDHAGDMDFKVAGTRKGVTAIQMDLKTPGVALSLLKEALEQAKSGRFAIMDIMEQTIGQSKKELSTYAPRMVQVKVPVNKIREVIGPGGKIINKIQDETGATISIEDDGTTSISAPNGESLKAAKEWVEGIIAEVEIGKIYTGKVTRVENFGAFVEVLPGKEGLVHISQIAQHRVQNVTDEVNLGDTIKVKAMEIDSKGRLNLSRKAAMGE